The proteins below come from a single bacterium genomic window:
- the ispH gene encoding 4-hydroxy-3-methylbut-2-enyl diphosphate reductase produces MIIHLAREAGFCFGVERAIDMVQAARESAPERPIDILNEIVHNRHVIDDFARQDVRSVNSVDGSRDGIFVISAHGVSPEVVKEAHQRGLEVLDVTCPLVTKIHRTAEKLVRQGYEVLLLGDEGHDEVEGVLGVAPAHIHRIRQPEEAADLPSWERVALVSQTTQGMAEFDRMEEALRRRFPHIEVHNTICHATEQRQEAIVELAREAEAVIVVGSANSANACRLRDIAADMGRPAWLIEDESGLEADWVRGRRVVGVSAGASTPDKLIRGVIERLESLGGTLRPLPGQDLGRIRPGLASAAN; encoded by the coding sequence ATGATCATCCATCTTGCCCGCGAGGCGGGCTTCTGCTTCGGGGTCGAGCGGGCCATCGACATGGTCCAGGCGGCGCGGGAGAGCGCGCCGGAGCGTCCCATCGACATCCTGAACGAGATTGTGCACAACCGGCACGTCATCGATGACTTCGCCCGCCAGGACGTGCGCAGCGTCAACTCGGTGGATGGATCGCGGGACGGCATCTTCGTCATCAGCGCCCACGGTGTCAGCCCGGAGGTTGTCAAGGAGGCCCACCAGCGCGGACTGGAGGTGCTGGACGTCACCTGCCCGCTGGTGACCAAGATCCACCGCACGGCGGAGAAGCTGGTGCGGCAGGGCTACGAGGTGCTGCTCCTGGGCGACGAGGGCCATGACGAGGTGGAGGGCGTGCTGGGCGTGGCCCCGGCCCACATCCACCGCATCCGCCAGCCGGAGGAGGCGGCGGACCTGCCCTCCTGGGAGAGGGTGGCGCTGGTCTCCCAGACGACCCAGGGCATGGCCGAATTCGACCGGATGGAGGAGGCCCTGCGCCGGCGCTTCCCGCACATCGAAGTGCACAACACGATCTGCCACGCCACGGAGCAGCGCCAGGAGGCCATCGTCGAGCTGGCCCGGGAAGCCGAGGCGGTGATCGTGGTGGGTTCCGCCAACAGCGCCAACGCCTGCCGGCTGCGCGACATCGCCGCCGACATGGGACGTCCGGCCTGGCTGATCGAGGATGAAAGCGGCCTGGAGGCGGACTGGGTCCGGGGCCGCCGGGTGGTGGGGGTGTCGGCGGGGGCGTCGACGCCGGACAAATTGATCCGCGGCGTGATCGAACGGCTGGAAAGCCTGGGCGGCACGCTGCGGCCATTGCCGGGACAGGACCTGGGCCGCATTCGGCCAGGCCTGGCTTCGGCCGCCAACTAA
- a CDS encoding PHP domain-containing protein, which translates to MISISRLRTAAALDLHSHSLHSDGSLAPCEVARRMVQAGVGTGALSDHDTMAGVPEFGREAARHGMKCLPAVELTCACAELLPLRDEETRRREAAREAGRTPAPAPTGPVEVHLLVYGIPPGQAELEELMARIRAMRRGRVAAMAARLAELGLPLDLSPLAARLETGSVGRPHLARLLVAEGRTASINESFQKWLADGRPAWLPKQLPELREALRLAQGLGGVAIAAHPGKTLPPGAALTLIDLGVDGLEARHPSHRAAMVQELHDLCRRNRLSASAGSDFHDPRLGRYHAPLWRPADVGGRLQDLLAAL; encoded by the coding sequence GTGATCAGCATCTCCCGCCTGCGGACCGCCGCCGCCCTGGATCTGCACAGCCATTCCCTGCATTCGGACGGCAGCCTGGCCCCCTGCGAGGTGGCGCGCCGCATGGTGCAGGCCGGTGTGGGAACGGGCGCCCTCAGCGACCATGACACCATGGCCGGTGTGCCCGAGTTCGGGCGTGAGGCCGCCCGCCACGGCATGAAATGCCTGCCCGCCGTCGAGCTGACCTGCGCCTGCGCCGAGCTGCTCCCCCTCCGCGACGAGGAGACCCGCCGCCGGGAGGCGGCGAGGGAGGCCGGGCGCACCCCGGCGCCGGCCCCCACCGGCCCGGTGGAGGTCCATCTGCTTGTCTACGGTATTCCTCCCGGCCAGGCCGAACTTGAGGAGTTGATGGCCCGCATCCGCGCCATGCGCCGGGGCCGGGTGGCGGCCATGGCCGCCCGCTTGGCCGAGCTGGGCCTGCCCCTGGACCTCTCCCCCCTGGCGGCGCGGCTGGAGACGGGCAGCGTGGGCCGGCCCCACCTGGCCCGCCTGCTTGTGGCGGAGGGACGGACCGCCTCCATCAACGAGTCCTTCCAGAAGTGGCTGGCCGATGGCCGCCCCGCCTGGCTGCCCAAGCAGCTGCCCGAGCTGCGCGAGGCCCTGCGCCTGGCCCAGGGCCTGGGCGGCGTGGCCATCGCCGCCCACCCGGGCAAGACCCTGCCCCCCGGCGCCGCCCTCACGCTGATCGACCTGGGGGTGGATGGGCTGGAGGCGCGCCATCCCAGCCATCGCGCCGCCATGGTGCAGGAACTCCACGACCTCTGCCGCCGCAACCGGCTCTCCGCCTCGGCGGGCAGCGACTTCCATGACCCGCGCCTGGGCCGCTACCATGCGCCGCTGTGGCGGCCAGCCGATGTGGGAGGGCGGCTCCAGGACCTGCTCGCCGCCTTGTGA
- a CDS encoding leucyl aminopeptidase, which produces MEIRARKGSLATLKTELYVLGLFKGEALFGDVAVLAAHFPLEAALQHDFKGEKGEQLLLLPTGACPVRRVLLLGLGERGKFSLKAATEIYGGLMLSLREKSFRDAVVEFPLLEEDGPVPADLALALGRALKVGSWRFERYKSKPKTSTLANLALRAGEQPAKPLTDAFLRGALIGEGVNHARDLAQEPGNTVTPGFLADNARAIAAASGGKVKTRVLGEAQLRKLGAGGILAVGQGSREESRLIALEYRCGKPKARRLAFIGKGITFDSGGISIKPSAQMEEMKYDMCGAAAVLGLFQVIARLAPGVDVLGVIPAAENLPDGQAYKPGDIIRLLCGKTVEVVNTDAEGRLLLCDALSWAERTFQPDAMVDLATLTGAVLICLGHEMSAVLGNDPAMVEAVVDAGSRSGDVCWPLPLAEDYKAMVKSPVADIRNSTNTREAGTITAACFLNEAVSEETPWAHIDIAGTAWVAKKAGYPAGPTGVGVHLLAELLDTFAG; this is translated from the coding sequence GTGGAGATACGTGCCCGCAAAGGCTCGCTGGCCACCTTGAAGACAGAACTCTACGTCCTGGGCCTCTTCAAGGGGGAAGCTCTCTTTGGCGATGTGGCCGTCCTGGCCGCGCACTTTCCGCTGGAGGCGGCCCTCCAGCATGACTTCAAGGGCGAGAAGGGGGAACAACTCCTCCTTCTGCCCACGGGCGCCTGCCCCGTGCGGCGCGTGCTGCTGCTGGGTCTGGGCGAGCGCGGGAAGTTCTCGCTGAAGGCGGCCACCGAGATCTACGGCGGCCTCATGCTGTCGCTGCGGGAGAAGAGCTTCCGTGACGCGGTGGTGGAATTCCCCCTGCTCGAGGAGGACGGGCCCGTCCCGGCGGACCTGGCCCTGGCGCTGGGTCGCGCCCTCAAGGTGGGCAGTTGGAGATTCGAGCGCTACAAGAGCAAGCCCAAGACAAGCACGCTGGCCAACCTGGCCCTGCGGGCCGGCGAGCAGCCGGCCAAGCCCCTCACCGACGCCTTCCTGCGCGGCGCCCTCATCGGCGAAGGGGTCAACCACGCCCGCGACCTGGCCCAGGAGCCGGGCAACACCGTGACGCCGGGATTTCTGGCGGACAACGCCCGCGCCATCGCCGCCGCCTCGGGGGGCAAGGTCAAGACCCGCGTGCTGGGCGAGGCCCAGTTGCGGAAGCTTGGGGCCGGCGGCATCCTGGCGGTGGGGCAGGGCAGCCGCGAGGAGAGCCGCCTCATCGCCCTGGAGTACCGCTGCGGCAAGCCCAAGGCGCGGCGCCTGGCTTTCATCGGGAAGGGCATCACCTTCGACTCGGGCGGCATCAGCATCAAGCCCTCCGCCCAGATGGAGGAGATGAAGTACGACATGTGCGGAGCCGCCGCCGTGCTGGGTCTTTTCCAGGTGATCGCCCGCCTGGCGCCCGGCGTCGACGTGCTGGGCGTCATCCCGGCCGCCGAGAACCTGCCCGACGGCCAGGCCTACAAGCCGGGGGACATCATCCGCCTGCTGTGCGGCAAGACGGTGGAAGTGGTCAACACGGACGCCGAGGGGCGCCTCCTGCTCTGCGACGCCCTCAGCTGGGCCGAGCGCACCTTCCAGCCCGACGCCATGGTGGACCTCGCCACCCTGACCGGCGCCGTGCTCATCTGCCTGGGCCATGAGATGAGCGCCGTCCTGGGCAACGATCCGGCCATGGTCGAGGCCGTGGTGGACGCCGGCAGCCGCTCGGGCGACGTGTGCTGGCCCCTGCCCCTGGCCGAGGACTACAAGGCGATGGTCAAGTCGCCGGTGGCCGACATCCGCAACAGCACCAACACGCGGGAGGCGGGCACCATCACCGCCGCCTGCTTCCTGAACGAGGCGGTGTCCGAGGAGACGCCCTGGGCGCACATCGACATCGCGGGGACGGCCTGGGTGGCGAAAAAGGCCGGCTATCCGGCCGGACCCACCGGCGTGGGCGTCCACCTGCTGGCGGAGTTGCTGGACACCTTCGCCGGATAA
- the nadA gene encoding quinolinate synthase NadA: MARQRQTLPDAWLGLDPAEMTARVRAHKERLGADLCILGHHYQKQEVIELADHRGDSYGLSKTAAALDARWIVFCGVEFMADSARLLAREDQVVVHPDTSAGCPMADMADQAGTERAWRELGEALGSTKGVIPVTYVNSDVETKAFTGRLGGAVCTSSNAGRIFDWALSRGERIFFFPDEHLGRNTAFHKGFQDEEVALWNPALPLGGLSADQARRARVLLWKGYCHVHTHFTVEMIEAERAVDPDLQVIVHPECRREVVAAADEAGSTAHIIDWCRARAPGSRIRVGTELNLVQRLQLENPDKEIRPLDRSLCPNMWKISLNDLLWVLDRLGEVNVVEIPPELQADARLALERMLAV, translated from the coding sequence ATGGCGCGGCAACGTCAGACCCTTCCCGACGCGTGGCTGGGGCTGGACCCCGCCGAGATGACGGCCCGGGTGCGGGCCCACAAGGAGCGGCTGGGCGCCGATCTCTGCATCCTGGGCCACCACTACCAGAAGCAGGAGGTGATCGAGCTGGCCGACCACCGGGGCGACAGCTACGGCCTGTCCAAGACGGCCGCGGCCCTCGACGCCCGCTGGATTGTCTTTTGCGGCGTGGAGTTCATGGCGGACAGCGCCCGTCTGCTGGCCCGCGAGGACCAGGTGGTGGTCCATCCCGACACCAGCGCCGGCTGCCCCATGGCCGACATGGCCGACCAGGCCGGCACCGAGCGCGCCTGGCGGGAGCTGGGGGAGGCGCTGGGCTCGACAAAAGGAGTCATTCCCGTCACCTACGTCAACAGCGACGTGGAGACAAAGGCCTTCACCGGCCGCCTGGGCGGCGCCGTCTGCACCAGCTCCAACGCCGGCCGGATCTTCGACTGGGCCCTGTCCCGCGGCGAGCGCATCTTCTTCTTCCCCGACGAGCATCTGGGTCGCAACACGGCCTTCCACAAGGGATTCCAGGACGAGGAAGTGGCCCTCTGGAACCCGGCCCTGCCCCTGGGTGGCCTCAGCGCCGACCAGGCGCGCCGCGCCCGCGTCCTGTTGTGGAAGGGCTACTGCCACGTCCACACCCACTTCACCGTGGAGATGATCGAAGCGGAGCGGGCCGTGGACCCCGACCTGCAGGTCATCGTCCACCCTGAATGCCGGCGGGAAGTGGTGGCCGCCGCCGACGAGGCGGGCTCCACGGCCCACATCATCGACTGGTGCCGGGCGCGGGCCCCGGGCAGCCGCATCCGGGTCGGCACCGAGCTGAACCTGGTGCAGCGCCTGCAGCTGGAGAACCCGGACAAGGAGATCCGCCCCCTGGACCGCAGCCTCTGTCCCAACATGTGGAAGATCAGCCTCAACGACCTGCTTTGGGTGCTGGACCGCCTGGGCGAGGTCAACGTGGTGGAGATCCCGCCCGAGCTGCAGGCCGACGCCCGGCTCGCCCTGGAACGCATGTTGGCCGTGTGA